A single genomic interval of Ruminococcus sp. NK3A76 harbors:
- the recJ gene encoding single-stranded-DNA-specific exonuclease RecJ — protein sequence MKKWSILKPDEAKAADIASRCDIDRLAVDVMVARGFDDMDSFAQFFRGEELEDPFMIKDMKKAADAVTAAVDDYELICVYGDYDCDGVTSTAILYDYLLSIGGNVIYYIPERSDGYGINSNAIKYLHDQGVKLIITVDNGISAIAEAEEIYSLGMKLVVTDHHQPGSSLPRAEAVVDPHREDCPSSFKHLAGCGVALKLCAAIDGGDYSTVTDQYLDLCAIGTVADVVSLTGENRYIVKQGLKSVLNTDNYGLRALKKAAGCRENMRATDIAFTLAPRINAAGRFGSPITAVKALLSEPEDADVYAAMLVDLNDKRKETEAAISKEIFSFINDHPEILNERVLILSGKGWAHGVIGIVAARIMEYYGKPTVLISEEGGVARGSARSMSGFSIFKCFQSAEDLLVKYGGHECAGGLTILPENIDRFKARVLEFASQFDEMPAITITADKLLAPSDINIDRIRGLCKLEPFGEGNSLPQFAILGAQVRDIRPLSNGKHSKIAINYGGAQAELVLFGTAPSALTVRPGSRADFIVTLDINEYNGREYTSIRIIDYRPSGFNQNAYFSAKDCYERYKRGEKLAESFLKKVTPAREELIKVFKAVQASGSITADKLYYLFDPKVMNYCKLRLCIDIFEELGLVSFKAGSGTVSVLPVNGKADLESSQILKRLRENGN from the coding sequence ATGAAGAAATGGAGCATATTAAAGCCCGATGAGGCAAAGGCTGCCGACATAGCATCACGCTGTGATATCGACAGGCTGGCGGTCGATGTGATGGTCGCAAGGGGCTTTGATGATATGGACAGCTTTGCGCAGTTTTTCAGGGGCGAGGAGCTTGAAGACCCCTTTATGATAAAGGACATGAAAAAAGCCGCCGACGCTGTGACGGCTGCTGTTGATGATTATGAGCTGATATGCGTTTACGGCGACTATGACTGCGACGGTGTCACGAGCACAGCTATTTTGTATGACTACCTGCTGAGCATCGGCGGAAACGTCATATACTATATCCCCGAGCGCTCTGACGGCTACGGCATCAACTCAAATGCGATAAAATACCTGCACGACCAGGGCGTAAAGCTCATAATAACAGTAGACAACGGCATCTCGGCTATCGCTGAGGCCGAGGAGATATACTCACTCGGCATGAAGCTCGTCGTTACCGACCACCACCAGCCGGGAAGCTCACTGCCCCGTGCTGAGGCAGTCGTAGACCCTCACAGGGAGGACTGCCCGTCGAGCTTCAAGCACCTGGCAGGCTGCGGCGTGGCACTTAAGCTGTGCGCTGCGATAGACGGCGGAGATTATTCCACCGTGACCGACCAGTATCTTGACCTGTGTGCAATAGGCACTGTAGCCGATGTAGTCTCGCTGACAGGGGAGAACAGATACATAGTCAAGCAGGGGCTGAAAAGTGTATTAAACACTGACAATTACGGCCTGCGTGCTCTTAAAAAGGCAGCAGGGTGCCGTGAGAATATGAGGGCGACTGACATAGCCTTCACATTGGCGCCGAGAATAAACGCCGCAGGGCGCTTCGGATCGCCGATAACTGCTGTCAAGGCACTGCTCAGCGAGCCTGAGGACGCTGATGTTTATGCAGCAATGCTCGTTGACTTAAACGACAAGCGCAAGGAAACGGAAGCGGCTATCTCAAAGGAGATATTTAGCTTTATTAACGACCACCCGGAGATATTAAATGAGCGTGTGCTCATTCTCTCAGGCAAGGGCTGGGCACACGGTGTCATAGGCATCGTCGCTGCAAGGATAATGGAATACTACGGCAAGCCGACCGTGCTCATATCCGAGGAGGGCGGCGTTGCAAGAGGCTCGGCAAGGAGCATGAGCGGATTCAGCATCTTCAAGTGCTTCCAGTCGGCCGAAGACCTGCTGGTCAAATACGGCGGCCACGAGTGCGCAGGGGGGCTGACTATCCTCCCTGAGAACATTGATAGGTTCAAGGCAAGGGTACTTGAATTCGCATCGCAGTTTGACGAGATGCCGGCTATCACCATAACCGCCGACAAGCTGCTCGCCCCGTCGGATATAAACATCGACAGGATAAGGGGCTTATGCAAGCTCGAGCCCTTCGGTGAGGGCAACTCTCTGCCGCAGTTCGCCATTTTAGGCGCACAGGTGAGAGACATAAGGCCGCTGTCAAACGGCAAGCATTCAAAGATAGCGATAAACTACGGCGGCGCACAGGCAGAGCTGGTGCTTTTCGGCACAGCCCCCTCAGCGCTCACCGTAAGACCCGGCAGCAGGGCTGACTTTATCGTGACACTTGACATAAACGAATACAACGGGCGTGAATACACGAGCATCAGGATAATCGACTACCGCCCCTCGGGCTTCAACCAGAACGCATATTTCTCAGCGAAGGACTGCTACGAGAGATACAAGCGTGGCGAGAAGCTGGCAGAGAGCTTTTTAAAGAAAGTCACCCCTGCGAGGGAGGAGCTTATAAAGGTGTTCAAGGCAGTGCAGGCATCGGGCAGCATAACTGCCGACAAGCTGTATTACCTCTTTGACCCGAAGGTGATGAACTACTGCAAGCTGCGCCTTTGCATAGATATTTTTGAGGAGCTGGGGCTTGTCAGCTTCAAGGCAGGCAGCGGCACTGTGAGCGTTCTGCCGGTAAACGGCAAGGCAGACCTTGAAAGCTCGCAGATACTTAAAAGGCTGAGAGAGAACGGCAACTGA